From Medicago truncatula cultivar Jemalong A17 chromosome 7, MtrunA17r5.0-ANR, whole genome shotgun sequence, a single genomic window includes:
- the LOC11430741 gene encoding WPP domain-interacting tail-anchored protein 1, producing METQSVEDNTSDVDVGGVSDNGEVIVDFEMSVVYFSEKVSNLSIFMMNLETLEGELEGLVCDEENIDMDCVLKGFEFDLLCGVMDSEVGDLGLFLDTLHAEISGSRERDSSLNNWQERLVESEEQFYEIKKQSFSFERTLSSYKKEENGNVEDDGNVQEDDQTSNVNNMMNMQTTEQHRNILRMLEKSLANEIDLEKNFNDSKKIEEKLNLRILSLEDELIQTEEEAIEVWERFFEADNAREILKGISNEVLAKLKLSQFNLVGLRKSESELRDKLETSIEQLKSRDVNLEKIESSAAEAVNLGDKVCSLEKQLQETECQLVNVKVSADEYQQQYNVVCSQVRDMDNLIVELKENAKNAENQANAAEVQCKKLTETNEELNKELTLLKDCGITSESVELLERQLKETDLQLQQAVASAGASEEKQKMLCYTIEDMEHVIKDLKSKVSKAESLADSAEDKCIILSESNADLNEEVSFLRSRLECLEGSLHKAEEANMTTAKDIGKQIKVFKSLVTQLALERERLIKKLSSLASENKILVVKLRQTYKGSSKEVGATFSSEHEGNKTSKNSSANDNEVKSDSIPDVGTVRRIDAGVLTFKHLLISLFVLLLSAVTFLYFKDLNVDVRL from the exons ATGGAAACTCAAAGTGTTGAAGATAATACCAGTGATGTTGATGTTGGAGGTGTTTCAGATAATGGAGAAGTTATTGTGGATTTTGAAATGAGTGTGGTATATTTCTCTGAGAAAGTTTCaaatttaagtatttttatGATGAATTTGGAAACTTTGGAAGGTGAATTAGAGGGTTTAGTTTGTGATGAAGAAAACATCGATATGGATTGTGTTTTAAAGGGTTttgagtttgatttgttatgCGGGGTAATGGATTCTGAGGTTGGAGATTTGGGTTTGTTTTTGGATACACTTCATGCTGAGATTTCTggttctagagagagagattcTTCTTTGAACAATTGGCAAGAGAGGTTGGTTGAATCCGAGGAGCAGTTTTATGAGATTAAGAAACAATCTTTTAGTTTTGAAAGGACTTTGTCTTCTTATAAGAAGGAAGAGAATG GGAATGTTGAAGACGATGGAAATGTCCAAGAGGATGATCAAACTTCGAATGTAAACAACATGATGAACATGCAAACAACTGAGCAACATAGAAACATTTTGAGGATGCTTGAGAAATCTTTGGCAAATGAAATAGATCTCGAGAAGAATTTCAATGACTCgaagaaaattgaagaaaagcTAAATCTGAGGATCCTTTCTTTAGAAGACGAGTTAATTCAAACAGAGGAAGAAGCGATCGAAGTTTGGGAAAGATTTTTTGAGGCAGACAATGCGCGTGAGATCCTGAAGGGAATTTCAAATGAAGTGTTGGCTAAACTCAAGCTTTCTCAGTTCAATTTGGTCGGTTTAAGAAAAAGTGAATCCGAGCTTAGAGATAAGCTGGAAACTTCTATAGAGCAATTGAAAAGTAGAGACGTTAATTTGGAAAAGATCGAAAGCAGCGCAGCTGAAGCAGTCAATTTAGGTGACAAAGTGTGTTCACTTGAGAAGCAGCTACAAGAAACTGAATGCCAGTTAGTGAATGTGAAAGTCTCTGCCGATGAATATCAGCAACAGTATAACGTTGTGTGTTCTCAAGTTAGAGACATGGATAACCTTATCgtagaattgaaagaaaatgcaaaaaatgcAGAAAATCAAGCTAATGCTGCAGAAGTTCAGTGTAAAAAATTGACGGAAACTAATGAAGAACTCAACAAGGAGCTGACTCTTTTAAAAGACTGTGGTATCACATCCGAGAGTGTAGAGTTACTTGAAAGGCAGCTAAAGGAGACTGATTTACAGCTGCAACAAGCAGTAGCGTCTGCTGGAGCTAGTGAAGAGAAGCAAAAGATGCTGTGTTACACAATTGAAGATATGGAACATGTGATAAAGGATCTTAAGTCAAAGGTTTCTAAAGCTGAGAGTCTAGCTGACAGTGCAGAGGACAAGTGTATCATATTATCTGAATCTAATGCTGATTTAAACGAGGAAGTAAGTTTCTTGAGGAGTAGATTGGAATGCTTGGAGGGATCACTGCACAAAGCGGAGGAAGCGAACATGACAACTGCAAAGGATATTGGAAAGCAAATCAAAGTTTTCAAAAGTTTGGTGACACAGCTGGCTTTGGAGAGAGAGCGTCTTATTAAGAAG CTATCCTCCTTAGCAAGCGAGAACAAAATTTTGGTAGTGAAGCTGAGGCAAACATATAAGGGTTCTTCTAAAGAAGTTGGTGCGACTTTTTCTTCTGAGCATGAG GGGAACAAGACATCGAAAAATTCATCTGCAAATGATAATGAAGTAAAATCAGATTCAATACCAGATGTTGGGACTGTGAGGAGAATAGATGCAGGAGTTCTTACCTTTAAGCACTTATTGATATCATTGTTTGTCTTGCTCCTTTCAGCTGTGACCTTTCTGTATTTCAAGGACTTGAATGTTGATGTCAGACTATGA
- the LOC11430742 gene encoding pentatricopeptide repeat-containing protein At3g02330, mitochondrial: MLHRTLSRVLHLPILNSQTTPPYAIHSISSNQMNPTKKLTFSHIFQKCSNLKAINPGKQAHAQITVTGFVPTVFVSNCLLQFYCKCLNLNYAFNVFDKMPQRDVISWNTMIFGYAGVGNMEFAQFLFDSMPERDVVSWNSMLSCYLQNGFHRKSIEIFTKMRLLEIQHDYATFAVVLKACTGIEDYGLGLQVHCLAIQMGFDSDVVTGTALVDMYSTCKKLDHAFNIFCEMPERNSVCWSAVIAGYVRNDRFTEGLKLYKVMLDEGMGVSQATFASAFRSCAGLSAFELGTQLHAYALKTNFGYDNIVGTATLDMYAKCDRMVDARKVFNTFPNPTRQSHNALIVGYARQDQVLEALEIFRSLQKSYLDFDEISLSGALTACSAIKGYLEGIQLHGLAVKCGLDFNICVANTILDMYAKCGALMEACLIFDDMEIKDAVSWNAIIAAHEQNEHVEETLALFVSMLRSTMEPDDYTFGSVVKACAGKKALNYGMEVHGRVIKSGMGLDWFVGSAIIDMYCKCGMLVEAEKIHERLEERTTVSWNSIISGFSSEKQGENALSYFSRMLQVGVIPDNFTYATVLDICANLATVELGKQIHGQILKLQLHSDVYIASTIVDMYSKCGNMQDSRIMFEKAPKRDYVTWSAMICAYAYHGLGEDAIKLFEEMQLQNVKPNHTIFISVLRACAHMGFVDKGLHYFREMRSHYGLDPQMEHYSCMVDLLGRSGQVNEALELIESMPFEADDVIWRTLLGICRLQGNVEVAEKAANSLLQLDPQDSSAYVLLSNVYAIAGMWGEVAKIRSFMKNYKLKKEPGCSWIQVRDEVHAFLVGDKAHPRSEEIYQQTHLLVDEMKWDGYVPEIDGFLLDEEVDEQDSYEGHKITV; encoded by the coding sequence aTGTTACATCGTACCTTGTCTCGTGTTCTTCATCTTCCAATTCTTAACTCTCAAACAACACCTCCTTATGCAATTCATTCCATTTCCTCAAACCAAATGAACCCAACAAAGAAACTAACCTTTTCCCACATTTTCCAAAAATGTTCAAACCTTAAAGCTATAAATCCTGGTAAACAAGCTCATGCCCAGATTACAGTAACTGGTTTTGTTCCCACTGTTTTTGTTTCAAACTGTTTGCTTCAGTTTTACTGTaaatgtttgaatttgaattacgCGTTCAATGTGTTCGATAAAATGCCTCAAAGGGATGTTATTTCATGGAACACTATGATATTTGGTTATGCTGGTGTTGGAAACATGGAATTTGCTCAGTTTTTGTTTGACTCGATGCCGGAACGAGATGTTGTTTCGTGGAATTCGATGTTGTCGTGTTATTTACAAAACGGGTTTCATCGAAAGTCGATTGAAATATTCACTAAGATGAGATTATTGGAAATTCAGCATGATTATGCTACTTTTGCTGTTGTTTTGAAAGCATGTACTGGTATTGAAGACTATGGTTTAGGACTTCAGGTTCATTGCCTTGCGATTCAGATGGGTTTTGATAGTGATGTTGTAACAGGTACTGCTCTAGTAGATATGTACTCGACGTGTAAGAAACTAGATCATGCTTTTAACATTTTCTGTGAAATGCCGGAAAGGAATTCGGTGTGTTGGAGTGCTGTAATTGCAGGCTATGTTCGAAATGATCGGTTTACTGAGGGATTAAAATTGTATAAGGTTATGTTAGATGAAGGTATGGGGGTGAGTCAAGCAACATTTGCTAGTGCGTTTAGGTCGTGTGCCGGATTATCAGCGTTTGAATTGGGCACACAGCTGCATGCGTATGCTCTAAAGACTAATTTTGGATATGATAATATAGTAGGAACTGCTACATTAGACATGTATGCTAAGTGTGACAGAATGGTTGATGCTCGAAAGGTATTTAACACATTCCCCAACCCTACTCGGCAATCACATAATGCCCTTATTGTTGGATATGCACGGCAAGATCAAGTTCTTGAAGCTTTAGAAATTTTTCGGTCTTTACAGAAGTCTTATCTTGACTTCGACGAAATTAGTCTGTCTGGTGCTTTGACTGCATGTTCAGCGATCAAAGGCTATTTGGAAGGTATTCAACTGCATGGATTAGCAGTGAAATGTGGTTTAGATTTCAATATCTGTGTTGCAAATACTATTTTAGACATGTATGCAAAATGTGGAGCATTGATGGAAGCTTGTTTGATATTTGATGACATGGAAATAAAGGATGCTGTATCTTGGAATGCAATCATTGCCGCTCACGAGCAAAACGAACATGTAGAAGAAACACTTGCACTTTTTGTTTCAATGCTTCGGTCAACTATGGAACCTGATGATTATACTTTTGGCAGTGTTGTAAAGGCGTGTGCGGGAAAGAAAGCTTTGAACTATGGTATGGAGGTCCATGGAAGAGTTATTAAGTCTGGTATGGGGTTAGACTGGTTTGTCGGAAGCGCCATTATTGATATGTATTGCAAGTGTGGAATGCTAGTGGAGGCAGAAAAGATCCATGAGAGATTGGAAGAGCGAACAACtgtttcttggaattcaatcaTTTCAGGATTCTCTTCGGAGAAGCAAGGCGAAAATGCTCTGAGTTATTTTTCTAGGATGCTACAAGTTGGTGTAATACCTGACAACTTCACATATGCCACAGTACTTGACATTTGTGCTAATTTGGCTACTGTCGAACTCGGAAAGCAGATTCATGGACAAATTTTAAAGCTACAGTTGCATTCAGATGTGTATATAGCTAGTACTATTGTAGATATGTATTCGAAGTGTGGAAATATGCAAGATTCTCGTATAATGTTTGAGAAGGCGCCTAAGCGGGATTATGTGACTTGGAGTGCCATGATTTGTGCATATGCATACCATGGACTTGGAGAAGATGCAATTAAATTATTTGAGGAGATGCAGCTTCAGAATGTGAAACCAAATCATACGATTTTTATTTCGGTCCTCAGAGCCTGTGCGCATATGGGTTTTGTAGACAAAGGGCTACATTACTTCCGGGAAATGCGAAGTCACTACGGTTTAGATCCCCAAATGGAACATTATTCTTGCATGGTAGATCTACTTGGTAGGTCAGGCCAAGTAAATGAAGCTTTAGAGCTTATTGAAAGCATGCCTTTTGAAGCTGATGATGTTATATGGAGAACTTTACTCGGTATTTGCAGGTTGCAAGGGAACGTTGAGGTTGCAGAAAAAGCAGCTAATTCTTTATTGCAGTTGGACCCTCAAGATTCTTCTGCTTACGTACTTTTGTCGAATGTATATGCTATCGCAGGAATGTGGGGCGAGGTTGCGAAAATACGAAGTTTTATGAAGAATTATAAGTTAAAGAAGGAGCCGGGATGTAGCTGGATTCAGGTAAGGGACGAGGTACATGCGTTTCTTGTTGGAGACAAGGCACATCCGAGATCTGAGGAGATATACCAACAAACTCATTTGCTTGTGGATGAGATGAAGTGGGACGGATATGTTCCCGAAATCGATGGTTTCCTTCTTGATGAGGAAGTGGATGAACAAGATTCTTACGAGGGACATAAAATCACTGTGTAG